From Theileria annulata chromosome 1, complete sequence, *** SEQUENCING IN PROGRESS ***, one genomic window encodes:
- a CDS encoding uncharacterized protein (Contains conserved C-terminus;~SMART) produces the protein MFSFGSLKTHFSVFNHQLSLPLYLRSKIFAQYSGGYRAISTSFNHFRSINSPPFGVKRHFTTGFFPKLGIFNSNLASKNQTQCVGLVFSIESKNHFSTSGEGRVTWEDHEEIASLLYTEFKSTNPLTVRFTDLHEMVEDVVRKHHFCEISGECSEGALEQIQMTWLELYEQD, from the coding sequence atgtttagTTTTGGGTCTCTAAAGACTCATTTTTCTGTGTTTAACCATCAACTGTCTTTGCCTTTGTATCTTCGGTCAAAGATTTTTGCTCAATATTCTGGTGGTTATAGGGCTATTTCTACATCATTTAACCATTTTCGCTCTATAAATTCCCCTCCTTTTGGAGTCAAACGACATTTTACTACTGGTTTCTTTCCCAAATTAGGCATTTTTAACTCAAATTTAGCCTCAAAAAATCAAACGCAATGTGTGGGTTTAGTTTTTTCAATTGAATCTAAAAATCACTTCTCCACTTCAGGTGAAGGGAGAGTTACTTGGGAGGACCACGAAGAAATCGCTTCACTCTTGTATACCGAATTTAAGTCAACAAATCCGCTAACTGTGAGATTCACTGACCTGCACGAAATGGTGGAAGATGTGGTTAGAAAACATCATTTTTGTGAAATTTCAGGGGAATGCTCAGAAGGAGCACTCGAACAGATCCAGATGACCTGGCTAGAACTTTATGAACAAGactaa
- a CDS encoding uncharacterized protein (Contains two putative transmembrane domains;~2 probable transmembrane helices predicted for TA20035 by TMHMM2.0 at aa 219-241 and 271-290): protein MQGNRAFLADLANFLDFVEQGIMNKNMDLTDLVQTTNLNQCFKMMDSMLKECETGVPAQDLSEIRNRINVARETVEMIGSSGTLKNTDQIYGDMYLIGQNNSERENYERYGANLGMTNEEFDKLIEDWAEDLDTSQKGPRRRRLSKPENFQEQIQGEIAELANEMKSKVARYRDIIVKDNKALLNFTGEQEKQLDTVTHITKESTKLTKSANLSLRQFIIMVVTMIGLTLAILHIFILKIFKIYKWKTDNFFIPVLEIPNFSILQIPRIMNILIFVLLSLKLSFCSVTVFELDISTKHHDPSAVTTSEIKLGSEPEKATSTKTVVLYVSMYSDGFEKVKDSQKVIWQVEHNFTSDHVKVFYNGDVPEAIKVGLLKKDSYVYDPNYIHARFYLKKGQDWAKVDIQEYFDFLEKNQYENLVDKDYEKGEKFESPDPEKTIQIGRKYTPEEVEAFNKLSDPEEPLEPQTISTPSHHFDSHLRGMDGAFESSPVPIEEQSSPQKKKSSFLTTSLSLPIVLLLCILFD from the exons ATGCAAGGTAACAGAGCATTTTTGGCCGATTTGGCCAACTTCCTGGATTTTGTGGAACAAGGAATCATGAACAAAAATATGGATCTCACAGATTTAGTACAAAccacaaatttaaatcaa TGCTTCAAAATGATGGATTCGATGTTGAAAGAGTGTGAAACTGGAGTCCCAGCTCAAG actTAAGTGAGATAAGAAACCGAATAAATGTAGCAAGAGAAACGGTAGAAATGATTGGAAGTTCTGGAACCCTGAAAAATACAGACCAAATCTACGGAGATATGTACCTAATAGGCCAAAATAACTCAGAGAGGGAGAATTATGAAAGGTACGGAGCGAATCTGGGCATGACAAATGAAGAGTTCGATAAACTCATAGAAGATTGGGCTGAAGATCTCGACACATCGCAAAAAGGACCAAGAAGGAGAAGGCTCAGTAAACCCGAAAACTTTCAGGAGCAGATTCAAGGAGAAATAGCAGAACTAGCAAAT GAAATGAAATCCAAGGTAGCTCGTTACAGGGATATCATAGTAAAAGACAATAAG GCCTTGCTTAATTTTACTGGCGAGCAAGAGAAACAGCTTGACACAGTTACCCACATAACCAAAGAGTCCACCAAGCTCACCAAATCAGCAAACTTGTCACTTAgacaatttataataatggTAGTAACGATGATTGGCCTGACTTTGGCCAT CTTACAcatattcattttaaagatatttaaaatttacaaatggAAGACAGACAATTTTTTCATTCCAGTACTTGAAATTCCGAACTTCTCCATACTCCAAATTCCAAGAAT aatgaatatattaatttttgttcTTTTGAGTTTAAAACTTTCATTTTGCTCAGTCACAGTCTTCGAACTTGACATTTCAACTAAACACCATGACCCATCGGCCGTTACTACCAGTGAAATCAAATTAGGCTCAGAACCCGAAAAAGCAACATCCACTAAGACTGTTGTATTATATGTTAGCATGTACAGTGACGGTTTTGAAAAGGTTAAGGATTCTCAAAAGGTAATCTGGCAGGTCGAGCATAACTTCACATCCGACCACGTCAAGGTTTTTTATAACGGTGATGTTCCAGAAGCAATAAAGGTTGGGCTTTTGAAGAAAGATTCTTACGTTTATGATCCTAACTATATCCATGCCAGGTTCTACTTGAAAAAAGGCCAAGACTGGGCCAAGGTCGATATTCAAGAATACTTTGACTTTCTGGAAAAGAATCAGTACGAGAACCTTGTCGATAAGGATTATGAAAAGGGTGAAAAGTTCGAAAGTCCTGACCCCGAAAAAACAATTCAAATAGGAAGGAAATACACTCCTGAAGAGGTAGAAGCctttaacaaattatcaGACCCCGAAGAACCACTTGAACCTCAAACTATATCTACTCCCTCACATCATTTTGATTCACATTTGAGGGGAATGGATGGAGCATTTGAGTCATCGCCTGTACCAATAGAAGAACAAAGCTCTCCCCAAAAAAAGAAAAGTTCATTTTTAACAACCTCTCTTTCATTACCAATCGTTCTTTTGttatgtattttatttgattaa